The following are encoded together in the Oceanobacillus zhaokaii genome:
- the cax gene encoding calcium/proton exchanger, with the protein MMNKLFIILIVIGLPLSIIGSIFHWSAVMMFIIYCLTIIALAGFIGRATESLAIVMGPRIGGLLNATFGNAVELIISIFSLKAGLVGIVLASLTGSVLGNLLLVGGLSFFVGGLKYKRQSFNVNDARHNAGLLIFSVIVAFVVPEVFTHTMDNQETMGLSIGISIVLILLYLSMLLFKLVTHRGVYQKNNESKTMNQEEEVPEWSKKKAVIILALATIAVAYVSEKLVHTFSAVGETFGWTELFIGIIIVAIVGNAAEHASAIIMAFKNKMDVAVEIAVGSTLQVAMFVAPVLVLASLFFPVSMPLVFTWPELISMVTAVLLVIMLTVDGDSNWFDGLVLFAAYVIMGIGFYML; encoded by the coding sequence ATGATGAACAAATTATTTATCATTCTCATTGTAATTGGTTTACCACTCTCCATAATTGGTTCTATATTTCATTGGTCAGCAGTCATGATGTTTATTATTTATTGCTTAACGATTATTGCTTTAGCAGGGTTTATTGGGCGAGCGACCGAAAGTTTAGCGATCGTAATGGGACCGAGAATTGGCGGGTTACTTAATGCGACATTTGGAAATGCTGTGGAACTAATTATATCTATATTTTCATTAAAGGCAGGGCTCGTTGGTATTGTACTAGCTTCCTTGACTGGATCTGTTCTAGGAAACTTACTGCTTGTTGGAGGACTTTCATTCTTTGTAGGAGGTCTAAAATATAAGCGTCAATCGTTCAATGTTAACGATGCAAGACATAATGCTGGACTGTTAATATTCTCAGTTATCGTTGCCTTTGTTGTTCCCGAAGTATTTACACACACAATGGATAATCAGGAAACGATGGGACTAAGTATTGGTATTTCGATTGTATTAATCCTTTTATATTTATCCATGCTACTATTTAAGCTGGTTACTCATCGTGGTGTTTATCAAAAAAATAATGAATCAAAGACAATGAATCAAGAAGAGGAGGTTCCGGAGTGGAGTAAAAAGAAAGCAGTTATCATTCTTGCGTTAGCAACAATTGCAGTTGCTTATGTTTCGGAAAAGTTAGTTCATACATTTAGCGCAGTTGGTGAAACGTTTGGTTGGACAGAATTATTTATCGGTATTATTATTGTTGCGATCGTCGGTAATGCAGCAGAACACGCTTCAGCTATTATTATGGCATTTAAAAATAAAATGGATGTTGCAGTAGAAATTGCGGTTGGTTCCACATTGCAGGTGGCAATGTTTGTAGCTCCAGTGCTTGTACTCGCATCTTTATTCTTCCCTGTTTCAATGCCTCTCGTCTTTACATGGCCCGAACTAATTAGTATGGTGACTGCCGTATTACTCGTTATCATGCTTACGGTTGATGGTGATTCCAATTGGTTTGATGGACTTGTGTTATTTGCTGCATATGTCATTATGGGGATCGGGTTTTATATGCTCTAG